A single genomic interval of Rhododendron vialii isolate Sample 1 chromosome 3a, ASM3025357v1 harbors:
- the LOC131321308 gene encoding protein DETOXIFICATION 49, producing the protein MCQKPLSPVYTKCNATNQPDMFTPFLPKTPTPYQTHDPHEKTHLSLALKESKSIASIALPMILTGLLLYSRSMISMLFLGRLGDLALAGGSLAVGFANITGYSILSGLAMGMEPICGQAFGAQKHALLGISLQRTVLLLLLTSCPIALLWLNMKPILLFCDQDESIAAQAQLYLHYSLPDLLALSFLHPLRIYLRAQSITLPLTLCAAITTILHVPINYFFVTNLNLGIKGVAISGVLINFILVTLLIAYIIFSGIYKKTWGGLSTECLRGWKSLLEMAVPSCVSVCLEWWWYEIMILLCGLLVNPRATVASIGILMQTTSLIYIFPSSLGFSMSTRVGNELGAGNPLKAKLAAKVGLCFSFALGFFALFFAVMVKNTWASIFTQDKEIIALTSLALPVIGLCELGNCPQTTGCGVLRGTARPKIGANINLGCFYLVGMPVAVGLGFWAGYDFLGLWLGMLAAQGSCMVTMLVVLGRTDWAVQAERAKELTAGGVVIDDVSEEIEKDKKPVEGEIKDDTSYLFGGDLV; encoded by the coding sequence ATGTGCCAGAAACCTTTGTCTCCTGTCTACACCAAATGCAACGCAACAAACCAACCCGACATGTTCACCCCATTTCTCCCCAAAACCCCAACACCATACCAAACCCACGACCCCCACGAAAAAACCCACCTCTCCCTAGCCCTCAAAGAATCAAAATCCATAGCCAGCATAGCTCTTCCAATGATACTCACGGGCCTCTTACTCTACTCCCGCTCCATGATCTCCATGCTCTTCCTCGGCCGCCTCGGCGACCTCGCCCTGGCCGGCGGGTCCCTCGCGGTCGGCTTCGCCAACATCACCGGCTACTCCATCCTCTCCGGCCTCGCCATGGGAATGGAACCCATCTGCGGCCAGGCCTTCGGCGCACAAAAACACGCGCTCCTCGGAATCTCATTGCAAAGAACggtcctcctcctcctgctcACCTCGTGCCCAATTGCCCTGCTCTGGCTGAACATGAAACCAATCCTCCTCTTCTGTGACCAAGACGAATCCATAGCCGCACAAGCCCAACTCTACCTCCACTACTCCCTTCCCGACTTGCTAGCCCTTTCTTTTTTGCACCCATTACGGATTTACCTTCGAGCTCAATCCATAACCTTACCACTGACACTCTGCGCCGCAATCACAACGATTCTTCACGTACCCATTAACTATTTCTTCGTCACGAATCTCAATCTCGGTATCAAAGGTGTTGCCATTAGCGGGGTCCTGATCAATTTCATTCTCGTCACTTTGTTAATCGCATACATAATTTTTTCCGGAATATACAAAAAGACGTGGGGAGGCCTATCCACAGAATGCCTAAGAGGGTGGAAATCGCTGCTTGAAATGGCGGTTCCGAGTTGCGTTTCGGTGTGTTTGGAATGGTGGTGGTACGAAATCATGATTTTGTTGTGTGGGTTGCTAGTGAACCCCAGAGCGACCGTCGCTTCCATCGGGATCCTGATGCAAACGACGTCGCTCATCTACATATTCCCGTCTTCTCTCGGCTTCAGCATGTCAACACGCGTGGGAAACGAATTGGGTGCAGGAAATCCACTCAAAGCGAAGCTGGCCGCAAAAGTCGGCCTGTGTTTTAGCTTCGCTTTGGGATTTTTTGCCCTGTTTTTTGCAGTTATGGTGAAGAACACGTGGGCCTCGATTTTCACGCAGGATAAAGAAATCATAGCGCTGACGTCACTGGCTTTACCCGTAATTGGGCTATGTGAGTTGGGTAATTGCCCACAAACGACTGGGTGCGGGGTTTTGAGAGGAACAGCGAGGCCGAAAATCGGGGCGAATATCAATTTGGGTTGCTTTTATTTGGTCGGAATGCCGGTGGCGGTCGGGTTGGGGTTTTGGGCCGGGTACGACTTTTTGGGCCTGTGGTTGGGGATGTTGGCGGCCCAGGGGTCGTGTATGGTGACCATGTTGGTCGTTTTGGGTCGGACTGATTGGGCGGTTCAGGCGGAGAGGGCTAAAGAGTTGACGGCGGGTGGTGTCGTGATTGATGATGTCAGCgaagaaattgagaaagacAAGAAGCCAGTCGAAGGTGAAATCAAGGATGATACTTCTTATTTATTTGGTGGTGATTTAGTTTAG